A region of Candidatus Roizmanbacteria bacterium DNA encodes the following proteins:
- a CDS encoding DNA recombination protein RmuC: MDILPYVFVLISTVIILVVLRMWFNRIEEKTKISEELTQWLKQMSESNRQVDQKLTHNMDMFNARLDKAAQAMMGVQKSIGEFSEIGRSMQQLQQFLQSPKLRGNIGEQVLKELLSQSLPSDTYALQYGFKNGERVDAVIKTSQGLISIDSKFPLSTFKKMAEENGETQKELLQKEFVRDVKKHIVSISKKYILVAEGTLDYALMYVPSESVYYEIINNGDLYDYSAEMRVIPVSPMSFYAYLKAILISHEGARIQKQAKEILSTLQAMRNDYEKAEEAVSVLNKHISNAYNQSSNVVQHLSKLGQKIESTASLSASDEKMLE; the protein is encoded by the coding sequence ATGGATATTCTTCCTTATGTTTTCGTGCTTATTTCAACAGTCATCATACTTGTAGTCCTTCGTATGTGGTTTAACCGCATTGAAGAAAAAACTAAAATTTCGGAAGAACTGACGCAATGGCTCAAGCAAATGAGCGAATCCAATCGTCAGGTTGATCAGAAGCTGACTCACAACATGGATATGTTCAACGCCCGTCTTGATAAGGCGGCGCAGGCAATGATGGGTGTGCAAAAAAGTATAGGAGAATTTTCAGAGATTGGACGCTCCATGCAGCAGCTTCAGCAATTTCTCCAGTCTCCGAAACTGCGCGGTAATATCGGAGAGCAGGTTTTGAAAGAACTTCTTTCCCAGTCACTGCCGTCTGACACCTATGCTCTGCAATACGGATTTAAAAACGGTGAGAGAGTGGATGCGGTGATCAAAACCAGCCAGGGACTTATCTCGATCGACTCCAAATTTCCGCTTTCCACCTTTAAGAAAATGGCAGAGGAGAACGGTGAAACACAGAAGGAACTTCTGCAGAAGGAGTTTGTCCGTGATGTAAAAAAGCATATAGTATCGATTTCAAAAAAATATATTCTTGTTGCTGAAGGGACACTGGATTATGCGCTGATGTACGTGCCTTCCGAAAGCGTATATTACGAAATTATCAATAACGGAGATCTGTATGATTATTCGGCAGAGATGCGGGTGATTCCCGTTTCTCCGATGAGTTTTTATGCATATCTGAAAGCGATTCTGATTTCGCATGAAGGAGCTCGTATACAGAAGCAGGCAAAAGAAATTCTCTCCACGCTTCAGGCGATGAGGAATGATTATGAGAAGGCAGAAGAAGCAGTTTCCGTCCTGAATAAGCACATCAGCAATGCGTACAATCAGTCTTCGAATGTTGTGCAGCATTTGTCGAAGCTGGGACAAAAGATAGAGTCGACGGCTTCTTTATCAGCTTCTGATGAGAAGATGCTGGAGTAA